From a region of the Sporosarcina ureilytica genome:
- a CDS encoding DMT family transporter, which produces MSRLKGITMIISGAVLWGATGPMMEWLLRNSDMSVTFMLTIRLLLAGIILLTILKLQGKRITAPWRQRVWSRQLIIFGIIGMLGVQLSFASSIDTSNAVIATLFQFLAPIYIILFVSWTHRKLPPAVQGLGMVITLVGLFFLLTNGSLSGFTLSKIALFWGLAVGFSFAFYTLYPARLMQEWGVLISVGWAMVIGGVTLLITQMNTVIKQFRLLGDWGLMMMLLLIIVVGTAAFILFLGSMKYITAVEASILSSFEPLTAMVISVIWFGQILGLWQFIGAITMLIGVTWISVAGSKIETASDDLLKE; this is translated from the coding sequence ATGAGTAGATTGAAAGGAATCACAATGATTATTTCCGGGGCAGTCCTCTGGGGAGCTACGGGTCCGATGATGGAATGGTTATTAAGAAACTCGGATATGTCCGTGACATTTATGTTGACGATTCGTTTACTTCTTGCAGGAATCATTTTATTGACAATTTTAAAGTTACAAGGAAAAAGAATTACTGCGCCTTGGCGTCAACGTGTTTGGTCTCGCCAGCTAATTATATTTGGGATTATCGGTATGCTCGGCGTTCAATTAAGTTTTGCTTCTTCAATTGATACAAGTAACGCAGTCATTGCTACGTTATTTCAGTTTTTGGCACCGATCTATATTATATTGTTTGTCTCCTGGACGCATAGAAAATTACCACCCGCTGTTCAAGGATTGGGAATGGTTATCACATTAGTTGGATTGTTTTTTCTGTTAACGAATGGCTCGTTATCAGGCTTTACACTTAGTAAAATTGCCCTGTTTTGGGGACTGGCTGTCGGGTTTTCTTTCGCATTTTATACGCTTTATCCAGCACGACTTATGCAAGAATGGGGCGTGCTCATCTCAGTAGGTTGGGCGATGGTCATTGGCGGGGTTACATTATTAATTACTCAAATGAATACCGTCATAAAACAATTTAGACTTCTTGGCGACTGGGGACTCATGATGATGTTGCTACTTATCATCGTCGTAGGGACTGCTGCTTTTATTTTGTTTTTAGGAAGTATGAAATACATTACTGCGGTAGAAGCAAGCATTCTATCAAGTTTTGAACCACTAACTGCGATGGTTATCTCGGTCATTTGGTTCGGACAAATATTAGGCCTCTGGCAATTTATAGGCGCCATTACTATGTTAATAGGGGTTACGTGGATTTCGGTGGCGGGAAGTAAAATAGAGACCGCTTCTGATGATTTATTGAAAGAATGA
- a CDS encoding transposase, whose product MKRNRYSSEVKWAVVKDKLSGNFTDKEILERHGIKNRAQIASWMKWYKNNETYRFDQPIGQQYAYGFRYDFKNGQERQDHQLSQLKMENEVLKKYLEIKRGLEKKR is encoded by the coding sequence TTGAAAAGAAACAGATATTCAAGTGAAGTTAAATGGGCTGTTGTGAAAGATAAATTAAGTGGTAACTTTACAGATAAAGAGATTTTAGAGAGGCATGGAATCAAAAATAGAGCGCAAATTGCAAGCTGGATGAAGTGGTATAAAAACAATGAAACTTATCGCTTTGATCAACCAATCGGCCAACAGTATGCCTATGGTTTTCGTTATGATTTCAAGAATGGACAAGAGAGACAAGATCATCAGCTATCTCAATTGAAAATGGAGAATGAAGTGCTAAAAAAGTATTTAGAGATAAAAAGGGGGTTGGAAAAGAAGAGGTAA
- a CDS encoding IS3 family transposase, whose product MKGKYTITSILSALQVPRSNYYRWLGEEREKSLSTKEEAIIELCKKTKYRYGHRKIKALLKKEYGIRLNRNTVQSIMQKHNVQCRVKPKRKWKSQGETVVIRPNLLNRHFTASAPNEKWVTDITYIQYGSKTKYLSTIMDLYNNEIVAYKLYDHQQTSLVIDTLKGALEARNNPEGVIIHCDQGTVYTSYAFQDYVTANHLVCSMSRRGNCWDNAVIESFHSSLKSEEFQYVKFNSLSNAEVTKRVTDYLNYYNEERIQEKLGYLSPREYFVEAA is encoded by the coding sequence ATGAAAGGAAAATACACAATTACCTCTATCTTATCGGCATTACAAGTTCCCCGTTCAAACTATTATAGATGGCTTGGCGAAGAGCGTGAGAAATCACTTTCAACCAAAGAAGAGGCAATCATTGAACTGTGCAAGAAAACTAAGTATCGCTATGGACACAGAAAAATTAAAGCTCTGTTAAAGAAAGAATATGGGATTAGATTAAATCGTAATACGGTTCAATCAATCATGCAAAAGCATAATGTACAATGTCGTGTTAAGCCTAAAAGAAAATGGAAGTCACAAGGTGAAACAGTCGTAATCAGACCTAATCTGCTTAATCGTCATTTTACTGCAAGTGCACCAAATGAGAAGTGGGTAACTGATATTACCTATATTCAATATGGTAGTAAAACAAAATATCTCTCCACTATTATGGATTTATATAATAATGAAATTGTAGCCTACAAATTGTACGATCATCAACAGACATCCCTTGTCATCGATACCCTTAAGGGGGCATTAGAAGCCCGCAACAACCCTGAAGGAGTTATCATTCATTGCGATCAAGGTACCGTGTACACATCATACGCATTCCAAGATTATGTAACGGCAAATCATCTGGTATGCAGTATGTCACGGAGAGGGAATTGTTGGGATAACGCAGTTATAGAATCGTTCCACTCAAGCTTGAAATCTGAAGAGTTTCAGTATGTTAAATTCAATTCACTTAGTAATGCAGAAGTCACTAAACGCGTCACTGACTATTTAAATTATTATAATGAAGAACGTATTCAGGAAAAACTAGGCTACCTTTCACCAAGAGAATATTTTGTAGAAGCAGCCTAG
- a CDS encoding SDR family oxidoreductase: MPKDEYEKVNEQVPAQTQDKQPGVEEEMTPAPIYDDENYNGSGKLKGKNALITGGDSGIGRAVAVAYAKEGANVAIAYLAEQEDADADKTVELIEKYGVKSYKIRIDISEEEHCEQLVDKVINEFGSLDILVNNAGKQFPQNDIADISEDQLRETFETNFFGLFYLSKAALQHMKKGDAIINTSSVTAYNGSVSLLDYSATKGAITSFTRSLALNLAEKGIRVNAVAPGPIWTPLIPATFDGQKVKQHGADTPVKRRGQPAENAPAYVFLASSDSTYITGQTIHVDGGDFVGS, from the coding sequence TTGCCAAAAGATGAATATGAAAAAGTTAATGAGCAAGTACCTGCACAAACGCAAGATAAACAGCCTGGGGTCGAAGAAGAAATGACACCAGCACCTATTTATGATGATGAAAACTACAATGGTTCTGGTAAGTTAAAAGGTAAAAACGCACTCATTACCGGCGGAGACAGTGGGATTGGCAGAGCGGTTGCTGTCGCCTACGCTAAAGAAGGCGCCAATGTTGCCATCGCTTATCTGGCCGAACAAGAAGATGCAGATGCGGATAAAACAGTTGAACTCATCGAGAAATATGGCGTGAAATCCTACAAAATCAGGATTGATATTAGTGAGGAAGAACATTGTGAGCAGTTGGTTGATAAAGTGATAAATGAATTCGGCAGCTTGGACATTTTAGTCAACAATGCCGGCAAACAATTTCCGCAGAACGATATAGCCGATATTTCGGAAGACCAATTGCGAGAAACTTTTGAAACAAACTTTTTCGGTCTTTTTTACCTCTCAAAAGCTGCTTTGCAACATATGAAAAAAGGAGATGCAATCATCAATACCTCTTCCGTAACGGCTTATAACGGCTCGGTAAGTTTGCTCGATTATTCCGCTACCAAAGGAGCCATCACTTCGTTTACACGTTCACTTGCACTTAATTTAGCGGAAAAAGGCATTCGAGTAAACGCGGTAGCGCCTGGTCCAATTTGGACACCATTAATCCCTGCTACATTTGACGGTCAAAAGGTAAAACAACACGGTGCAGATACGCCTGTTAAACGTCGTGGACAACCTGCAGAAAATGCACCTGCATATGTGTTTTTAGCCTCGTCCGATTCTACTTATATAACCGGCCAAACGATCCACGTAGATGGTGGGGATTTTGTTGGTTCTTAG
- a CDS encoding pyroglutamyl-peptidase I, whose amino-acid sequence MKKLLLTGFEPFLKFSVNPTMKIVEALHGMEIGQYSIHSEVLPVEFKLSGPALMDHIENLQPDAIISLGLAGGRSKITPERIAINVNDGPKDNSGYAPVDEEIIKGGADGYFSTLPIRKMVDALNEAGLPAKISNTAGAYLCNNVMYRALHYANEQQKPMKAGFIHIPASHELAIEQGAIPSWSEEDLKNGILTCIKVLAAE is encoded by the coding sequence ATGAAAAAACTATTGCTTACAGGATTTGAGCCGTTTCTAAAGTTTTCTGTAAATCCGACAATGAAAATTGTAGAAGCTTTACATGGGATGGAAATCGGCCAATATAGCATACATAGTGAAGTGTTGCCTGTTGAGTTTAAATTATCCGGTCCAGCGCTTATGGACCATATTGAAAATTTGCAGCCAGACGCGATTATTTCACTCGGACTTGCTGGGGGTCGTTCTAAAATAACACCCGAGCGTATTGCCATTAATGTCAATGATGGGCCGAAAGATAATAGCGGCTATGCGCCAGTAGACGAGGAAATTATCAAGGGGGGTGCGGACGGCTACTTTTCAACACTGCCAATTCGTAAAATGGTCGATGCCCTCAATGAAGCAGGATTACCGGCCAAGATTTCTAATACAGCGGGCGCTTATTTATGTAACAATGTCATGTACCGAGCGCTCCATTATGCGAATGAACAACAAAAGCCTATGAAAGCTGGATTCATTCATATCCCAGCTTCTCATGAACTTGCGATAGAACAGGGCGCTATCCCAAGCTGGTCAGAGGAAGATTTGAAAAATGGAATACTTACTTGTATAAAAGTGCTTGCTGCGGAATGA
- a CDS encoding YusW family protein, whose amino-acid sequence MRKWKFLSLILIISVLVIGACGKKPADDTKNDPVLTTEKETEGGSIESGDGFGFTIFDLEIDINGEDAIDVSYDVTEQADADYKNKLNEIDVEGAKAMDELDILFKEIRLTKDTPEDQAINDILKFYEIDDYSKFELNVNFDEGTELRIHKTK is encoded by the coding sequence TTGAGAAAGTGGAAATTTTTAAGTCTAATTTTAATCATAAGTGTCTTGGTCATTGGCGCGTGCGGAAAAAAACCTGCGGATGATACAAAAAACGACCCAGTACTCACTACAGAAAAAGAAACTGAAGGCGGTTCTATTGAATCGGGCGATGGATTTGGCTTCACGATTTTCGACCTTGAAATTGACATCAACGGAGAAGATGCAATTGATGTGAGTTATGATGTCACCGAACAGGCCGATGCGGATTATAAAAATAAATTAAACGAGATTGATGTAGAAGGCGCCAAAGCAATGGATGAATTAGACATTTTATTCAAGGAGATTCGCCTAACAAAAGACACCCCCGAGGACCAAGCAATAAACGACATTCTTAAGTTCTATGAGATTGATGATTACTCTAAGTTTGAACTTAACGTTAATTTTGACGAAGGAACTGAACTTCGCATTCATAAAACAAAATAG
- a CDS encoding ABC transporter ATP-binding protein — protein sequence MVRILRKPFGYEPILRKEDMKGDKRFKGERASNWKSVLYRIWQLVDEQRALLITVLALVFVSSVLTLLGPFMVGRIIDHHIVVAQFDGLGTKIGILILIYIGLSTAMYLQNYWMVGIAQQTVYRLRTNIFTHLQKLPVTFFDKRQHGELMSRVTNDIENVSQTLNTSFIQVFSSILTLTGTVALMLYLSPLLTLLTMIIIPIMFIAIRWITRRTGKLFKEQQKAVGELNGMIEETISGQRIVKAFSQETRVMEEFEEKSDRLRRTGFWAMTYSGFIPKVMNMLNNASFAVVAGVGGLLALKGDGLVTIGTIVVFSELARQFTRPLNDLANQFNTVLSAIAGAERVFGIIDEAIEEDDAKGHHDTVLKGDVEFRNVSFGYAVETDGYTVSDVSFLVKPGETAALVGATGAGKTTIMQLLARFYEADKGDILIDGIPIRELPRQTLRNQMAFVLQDPFLFEATVFENIRYGRLNATDEEVIEAAKKANAHSFISRLENGYDTVLTADGGEISQGQKQLLSIARALVADPVLLLLDEATSSIDTVTELEIQEALERLMKGRTSFVIAHRLNTVRKADTVFVMEQGKLIESGSQEELIERKGVYYNLLVESKI from the coding sequence ATGGTACGCATACTTCGTAAACCTTTTGGCTATGAGCCGATTTTAAGGAAAGAGGATATGAAAGGGGATAAGCGATTTAAAGGTGAGAGAGCAAGTAACTGGAAATCGGTCTTGTATCGTATTTGGCAACTCGTCGACGAACAGAGAGCCTTGCTTATCACCGTGTTAGCACTTGTGTTTGTTTCATCTGTACTCACTTTACTCGGTCCTTTTATGGTCGGTAGAATTATTGATCATCATATTGTCGTTGCGCAGTTTGACGGGCTTGGTACTAAAATAGGGATTCTTATTTTGATTTATATTGGCTTATCGACAGCCATGTATTTACAAAACTACTGGATGGTGGGCATTGCCCAACAAACGGTTTATCGGTTAAGAACAAATATATTTACACATTTACAAAAACTTCCTGTGACGTTTTTTGATAAACGACAGCATGGTGAATTAATGAGTCGTGTCACAAATGATATTGAAAACGTCAGCCAAACGTTGAATACATCGTTTATCCAAGTCTTTTCGAGTATTTTAACGCTGACTGGTACAGTGGCACTTATGCTGTATTTAAGTCCGTTACTTACTTTATTAACGATGATCATTATTCCGATCATGTTTATTGCCATTCGCTGGATCACACGCAGGACTGGAAAGTTGTTTAAGGAACAGCAAAAAGCAGTTGGGGAATTAAATGGAATGATAGAGGAAACGATTTCTGGACAGCGTATTGTGAAAGCTTTTTCCCAAGAAACGCGCGTAATGGAAGAGTTTGAAGAGAAAAGTGATCGTTTACGACGGACAGGTTTTTGGGCAATGACCTATTCAGGATTTATTCCCAAAGTAATGAATATGCTCAATAACGCCAGTTTTGCGGTTGTCGCAGGCGTTGGGGGCTTGCTAGCCTTAAAAGGCGATGGGTTAGTGACGATTGGGACGATAGTTGTTTTCTCGGAATTGGCTCGTCAATTTACGCGTCCGCTGAATGATTTAGCCAACCAATTTAATACGGTCCTTTCTGCCATTGCAGGGGCAGAGCGGGTTTTTGGGATTATCGATGAAGCCATTGAGGAAGATGATGCAAAAGGTCATCATGATACCGTATTAAAAGGAGATGTCGAATTTCGCAATGTCTCATTTGGTTATGCTGTTGAGACAGATGGTTATACGGTGAGTGATGTGTCATTTCTCGTAAAGCCTGGAGAAACAGCAGCTTTGGTTGGCGCGACAGGTGCGGGAAAAACGACAATTATGCAATTACTTGCTCGTTTCTATGAGGCGGATAAAGGTGATATTTTAATCGATGGAATTCCAATTCGAGAATTGCCGCGTCAAACGCTTCGTAATCAAATGGCTTTTGTTTTACAAGATCCATTTTTATTCGAAGCGACAGTGTTTGAAAATATCCGTTATGGGCGTCTAAACGCGACGGATGAAGAAGTCATTGAGGCGGCGAAAAAGGCAAATGCACATAGTTTTATTAGTCGATTGGAAAATGGGTACGATACGGTATTAACCGCGGATGGTGGAGAGATTTCACAAGGTCAAAAACAACTGCTTTCGATTGCAAGAGCGCTCGTTGCAGACCCTGTGCTTCTTTTGTTAGATGAAGCGACAAGTAGTATTGATACAGTGACAGAACTAGAAATTCAAGAAGCGTTGGAGAGATTAATGAAGGGACGCACAAGTTTTGTCATTGCCCATAGGTTGAATACGGTGCGTAAAGCGGATACCGTTTTTGTGATGGAACAAGGTAAACTCATTGAGTCGGGAAGTCAGGAGGAACTGATTGAACGCAAAGGGGTTTATTACAATTTGCTGGTTGAATCGAAAATTTAA
- a CDS encoding ABC transporter ATP-binding protein, producing MKTVFSRALPYKWPMIIAFSLMLIELSVELIQPLFIAKIIDDGIVARDTNVIIIWGAGMMGLAFAAFFSGAINSYFAAHAAQSFAFDLRKALFKQVQNFSMATFLRFPTAGLITRLTSDVTMVQNVLFMSLRIMMRAPLLVIGSLVMAFIVNVKLALYLVIGAPILLVFLVYMSRKGVRYFARIQRRLDGVNRIIQENLQAVRLIKAYLRGMYEASRFSKVADLLRSDTVRAMRLMEFILPVLLLIMNGSLMAVLWFGAIEVQNGGAKVGELVAVVNYAMRMTGAFSMFAFIISAFSRAKASADRMEEVLLANEDLEEYDTDSQAPRTLKGDLRFDNVSFHYPGKDEPILDHVSFHVKPGEKLAIMGATGSGKSTLLNLIPRIFDATGGEVYVDGKAVHDWPLKDLRDTIGLVPQQSILFTGSIFENLSWGDSDASTIELENAAKKAQIHESIDLFPNKYETRVGQKGVNLSGGQKQRLSIARALVREPSILILDDSTSALDVKTETALWTALEKERATMLVVTQKISTAQGADKILLLDDGRVVGYGTHQDLMKQSALYLKIQQSQSQDGEVGFNGTHTS from the coding sequence ATGAAAACAGTTTTTTCACGTGCGTTGCCATATAAGTGGCCAATGATAATTGCTTTTAGTCTCATGCTTATTGAATTAAGTGTTGAATTAATTCAACCGCTTTTTATTGCAAAAATCATTGACGATGGAATTGTAGCCCGCGACACGAATGTCATTATTATATGGGGTGCAGGGATGATGGGGCTTGCATTCGCAGCATTTTTCTCGGGTGCGATTAACTCTTATTTTGCTGCACATGCTGCACAAAGTTTTGCGTTCGATTTACGAAAAGCATTATTTAAACAAGTGCAAAACTTTTCGATGGCTACATTTCTTCGTTTTCCAACTGCCGGTCTAATAACACGGTTAACAAGTGATGTAACGATGGTGCAAAACGTATTGTTTATGTCTTTGCGGATTATGATGCGTGCACCGCTTCTGGTGATTGGAAGTTTAGTCATGGCCTTTATAGTGAACGTGAAATTAGCGCTTTATTTAGTTATTGGTGCACCAATTTTACTTGTTTTTCTAGTATATATGTCAAGAAAAGGCGTGCGATATTTTGCGCGTATTCAAAGAAGATTAGATGGGGTTAATCGAATTATTCAAGAAAATTTACAAGCGGTTCGGTTGATTAAAGCGTACTTAAGGGGAATGTACGAAGCGAGCCGTTTTTCTAAAGTAGCGGATCTGTTGCGTTCAGATACCGTCCGAGCAATGCGATTAATGGAGTTTATTCTTCCGGTTCTATTATTGATCATGAATGGAAGTTTAATGGCGGTTCTTTGGTTTGGTGCGATTGAAGTGCAAAATGGGGGGGCAAAAGTAGGGGAACTTGTCGCCGTGGTGAACTATGCAATGAGAATGACTGGGGCATTTTCGATGTTTGCCTTTATTATTAGTGCATTTTCCCGTGCGAAAGCTTCAGCAGATCGAATGGAAGAAGTATTACTAGCAAATGAAGACCTTGAAGAATATGACACAGATAGTCAGGCCCCTCGAACACTAAAAGGGGACTTACGTTTTGACAATGTGTCTTTCCATTATCCAGGAAAAGACGAGCCGATTCTCGATCACGTATCCTTCCATGTGAAGCCCGGTGAGAAATTGGCGATTATGGGGGCAACTGGTTCGGGGAAATCAACATTACTTAATTTAATTCCTCGTATTTTCGATGCAACGGGGGGAGAAGTATATGTTGATGGAAAAGCAGTGCATGATTGGCCGCTAAAAGATTTAAGAGACACAATTGGACTCGTTCCGCAACAGTCTATATTGTTTACGGGATCTATTTTTGAAAACTTATCTTGGGGAGATTCGGATGCCTCTACGATTGAATTAGAAAATGCTGCAAAAAAAGCGCAAATTCATGAATCCATTGATTTATTTCCAAATAAGTATGAAACCCGTGTTGGGCAAAAAGGGGTCAACTTATCAGGTGGACAAAAGCAAAGACTTTCGATTGCGCGGGCACTTGTTCGAGAACCTTCTATTTTAATCTTAGATGACAGTACGAGTGCGCTCGATGTCAAAACGGAAACTGCGCTTTGGACTGCGCTTGAAAAAGAAAGGGCAACGATGCTTGTTGTGACGCAAAAAATCTCGACAGCTCAAGGTGCCGATAAAATTCTATTATTGGATGATGGACGTGTTGTCGGTTATGGAACGCATCAGGACTTAATGAAGCAATCAGCGTTGTATCTTAAAATTCAACAATCACAGTCACAAGATGGGGAGGTGGGGTTCAATGGTACGCATACTTCGTAA
- a CDS encoding short-chain fatty acid transporter, translating into MKVLTRWSNNIMERYLPDPYVFVAILTLLVFLLGIIFTDSGPLDMVVHWGDGFWGLLSFTMQMVVVLVAGYVLAISPVFKRLLSTLANGAKSPGSAILLVTIVSLIACWINWGFGLVIGALFAKEIAKKVTTVDYRLLIASAYSGFIIWHGGLAGSIPLSIATADHPFADIMGVVPTAETIFSTYNLIIVIALVISVPLLNRFMMPKPEDTFSIDPKLLEDKAEVEVEEKKTSLTPADRLENSVLLSMLIGALGLAYLIQHFASNGFDLNLNIVNLIFFILGIIFHGTPKQFLAAIATAVKTAGGIIFQFPFYAGIMGMMVTSGLAGVISEWFVAISTEHTFHLFTFYAAGVVNFFVPSGGGQWAVQAPIMLEASEALGVSYSKTAMAIAWGDAWTNMIQPFWALPALAIAGLRAKDIMGYCVFVLLLSGLVISIGLFFF; encoded by the coding sequence ATGAAGGTTTTAACGCGTTGGTCAAATAATATTATGGAACGGTATTTACCTGACCCGTATGTGTTCGTCGCAATTTTAACTTTGCTCGTATTTTTACTTGGAATCATTTTTACCGATTCTGGTCCGCTTGATATGGTCGTTCATTGGGGAGACGGCTTTTGGGGATTATTATCATTCACCATGCAAATGGTCGTTGTACTAGTAGCTGGGTATGTTTTAGCAATTAGCCCGGTGTTCAAAAGGCTGTTAAGTACACTAGCAAATGGAGCAAAATCACCTGGTTCCGCAATTTTGCTTGTGACAATCGTGTCGTTAATTGCTTGTTGGATTAACTGGGGATTCGGACTCGTCATTGGGGCGCTTTTTGCAAAAGAGATTGCAAAAAAAGTGACGACAGTAGATTACCGCCTATTGATTGCAAGCGCCTACTCAGGCTTTATTATTTGGCACGGTGGACTAGCTGGCTCAATACCGTTATCAATCGCAACTGCAGATCATCCTTTCGCGGATATCATGGGCGTTGTGCCGACAGCAGAAACGATTTTCTCGACGTATAACTTAATTATCGTAATCGCACTTGTTATTTCCGTTCCGTTACTGAATCGCTTCATGATGCCGAAGCCTGAAGATACTTTTTCGATAGATCCTAAACTATTAGAAGATAAGGCCGAAGTCGAAGTTGAGGAGAAGAAAACTAGCCTGACACCAGCTGACAGATTAGAAAATAGTGTGTTACTTTCAATGCTTATCGGAGCTTTAGGACTCGCCTATCTGATTCAGCATTTTGCATCTAATGGATTTGATTTGAACTTAAACATTGTCAATTTAATTTTCTTTATTCTTGGAATCATTTTTCACGGTACGCCAAAACAATTTCTTGCGGCAATCGCAACAGCGGTTAAAACAGCCGGTGGGATTATATTCCAATTCCCGTTCTATGCCGGTATTATGGGTATGATGGTGACATCTGGACTTGCCGGTGTCATATCCGAGTGGTTCGTTGCCATTTCAACGGAGCATACTTTCCATCTCTTTACTTTTTACGCTGCCGGGGTTGTAAACTTCTTTGTCCCATCAGGCGGCGGTCAATGGGCAGTTCAAGCACCTATCATGCTCGAAGCTTCTGAAGCACTTGGCGTGAGCTATTCTAAGACTGCTATGGCTATCGCATGGGGAGATGCGTGGACAAACATGATCCAACCTTTCTGGGCATTACCAGCGCTGGCAATTGCAGGTTTACGTGCTAAAGATATTATGGGTTATTGTGTATTTGTTCTGTTATTAAGCGGCCTTGTTATAAGTATTGGATTATTTTTCTTTTAA
- a CDS encoding bifunctional diguanylate cyclase/phosphodiesterase: protein MLSQYKQFKPELLDIIESLEQFYMVTHINSNGSITYTNKEFLETSKWTPKRVLGKSFWQMFPNTDTGQKEATKIWEHVSNGKPWSGTVEKVSRVGDPYYVKMTAIPIIRSTDELVSVITFELDMTKDVQLHQRLEQIAFFDYETGLMSRHNLETAVNKFISQGTSFAFAYIAIDHFYAIQDFHSNESRKEIIQSFTNRMKRFFQNSQIARVGVNEFVVLTQFADWFIEGFNDFLDRHPIYIENDLLSITVSGGIIRYPEDQKTFTNMMKAALSATQDVMNHGGGKITTLSTASHKALNRKSLIHKKLISALNDNKLQVVYQPQIDSYTGDILLYEALVRWYDDELGHVSPDELIPIAEENGLIQKIGTFVLTEAAQLAATLHNANKPTTISVNTSVREFNNPKHNKQIMNILQKASCPPERIQLEITETFAFKAEEENSISSQMKVLKDAGVEFALDDFGTGFASFRYMQSLPITKIKIDKLFINSLTTHEQTKKLVNGMIQFAKSMDIYVVAEGVETEEQLTLLKQLDVDALQGYFIGHPMTKEEITPSLHS, encoded by the coding sequence ATGTTATCACAATATAAACAATTTAAACCTGAATTACTTGATATTATCGAGAGCCTCGAACAATTTTACATGGTCACACATATAAATAGCAACGGCTCTATTACATATACAAATAAAGAATTTTTAGAGACCAGCAAGTGGACACCTAAACGTGTACTCGGGAAAAGTTTTTGGCAAATGTTCCCGAATACAGATACAGGTCAAAAGGAAGCTACTAAAATATGGGAACATGTATCGAATGGTAAACCTTGGTCAGGGACAGTCGAAAAAGTGAGTCGGGTTGGGGATCCTTATTATGTGAAAATGACAGCCATTCCCATCATTCGTTCAACTGATGAATTGGTTTCTGTAATTACCTTTGAATTAGATATGACAAAGGATGTCCAACTCCACCAACGTCTTGAACAAATCGCATTCTTTGACTACGAAACGGGGCTTATGAGTCGTCATAACTTAGAAACAGCTGTCAATAAATTCATTTCACAGGGAACTAGTTTCGCTTTCGCATACATAGCTATCGATCATTTTTATGCAATACAAGACTTTCATTCAAATGAATCCCGGAAAGAAATCATTCAATCTTTTACAAATCGTATGAAACGTTTTTTCCAAAACAGCCAAATTGCACGTGTCGGCGTCAATGAATTCGTCGTGTTAACACAATTTGCAGACTGGTTCATTGAAGGTTTTAACGACTTTTTAGACCGCCATCCTATATACATCGAGAATGATCTATTGTCCATAACGGTCAGCGGTGGAATTATTCGATATCCTGAAGACCAAAAAACATTTACAAACATGATGAAAGCGGCTCTCTCCGCTACACAAGATGTAATGAATCATGGGGGCGGAAAGATTACGACGCTTTCTACTGCTTCCCACAAAGCATTAAATCGAAAATCTTTGATTCACAAAAAGTTAATTTCTGCACTAAATGATAATAAATTGCAAGTTGTCTATCAACCTCAAATTGATAGTTATACAGGAGATATTTTATTATACGAAGCATTAGTTCGTTGGTATGATGACGAGCTCGGACATGTTTCTCCCGATGAATTAATTCCCATCGCAGAGGAAAATGGGCTTATTCAGAAAATCGGTACATTCGTTTTAACAGAAGCTGCCCAACTAGCAGCGACTCTACATAACGCGAATAAACCAACAACCATCTCTGTGAACACATCTGTTCGTGAATTTAACAACCCAAAACATAACAAGCAAATCATGAATATTCTTCAGAAGGCTTCTTGTCCTCCTGAACGGATTCAACTTGAAATAACTGAAACGTTTGCTTTCAAAGCAGAGGAAGAAAATTCAATCTCAAGTCAAATGAAAGTATTAAAAGATGCAGGAGTAGAATTTGCACTAGATGATTTCGGGACAGGATTCGCGTCATTCAGATATATGCAGTCTCTGCCAATTACGAAGATTAAAATTGATAAATTGTTTATCAACTCTTTAACGACTCATGAACAAACGAAAAAACTCGTGAATGGCATGATACAATTCGCAAAGTCAATGGATATATACGTTGTCGCTGAAGGCGTTGAAACAGAAGAACAACTAACCCTTCTAAAACAGCTCGATGTCGATGCCTTACAAGGGTACTTCATCGGCCACCCAATGACGAAAGAAGAAATTACACCTTCCCTTCATTCATAA